In Dyadobacter sp. NIV53, a single window of DNA contains:
- a CDS encoding DUF1684 domain-containing protein, translating to MFKNKVIRWSTILMLIAVLTYFFIENFSKSQDQDLASTNPEQYIAKITKERTAKDELFRNGPDSPITDKENFHGLHYFKVNPEFRVKANITPYTKDDKELVIRYTDSTSEKYERYGYANFTINGKAHKLLLLKNEGVISVLFKDETNGQETYGGGRYLDYPVSEIKNNTVVLDFNNAYNPYCAYQPTYACPVPPSENTLPIAIWAGEQTEDGSH from the coding sequence ATGTTTAAAAATAAAGTAATCCGATGGAGCACAATTCTGATGCTGATCGCAGTCCTGACCTATTTTTTTATTGAAAATTTTTCCAAATCCCAAGATCAGGATCTTGCCTCAACCAATCCGGAACAATATATCGCCAAAATAACCAAAGAACGAACGGCAAAAGATGAGCTTTTCAGAAACGGGCCGGATTCACCTATTACGGATAAAGAAAATTTTCATGGGCTGCATTATTTTAAAGTAAACCCAGAATTCCGGGTAAAAGCAAACATAACTCCATATACAAAGGATGATAAAGAATTGGTTATCAGATACACTGACAGCACTTCCGAAAAATACGAGCGTTATGGCTATGCGAATTTCACCATCAATGGGAAGGCCCATAAATTGCTTTTACTTAAAAACGAAGGAGTAATATCCGTTCTTTTCAAAGATGAAACCAATGGTCAGGAAACATATGGCGGCGGTAGGTATCTGGATTATCCGGTTTCCGAAATCAAAAACAATACGGTTGTTCTGGATTTTAATAACGCATATAATCCATACTGCGCTTATCAGCCTACTTATGCCTGTCCGGTACCACCATCGGAAAATACGCTTCCAATCGCTATTTGGGCAGGTGAACAAACCGAAGATGGTTCGCACTAA
- a CDS encoding cell division protein ZapA, protein MKKHNIPNPDVSVFIKLLDRGFKLSVPADQEKYYREGYEHFMQRVKQHKSKTNGYDDIEAIGLTAIECMVALQRIREQMDGLVEAFQERIDKLDTAVTNAIES, encoded by the coding sequence ATGAAAAAACATAATATACCTAATCCTGATGTCTCTGTCTTTATAAAACTGTTAGACAGGGGTTTCAAGCTGAGTGTACCGGCTGATCAGGAAAAATATTACAGGGAAGGTTATGAGCATTTCATGCAACGCGTAAAGCAGCATAAATCAAAGACAAACGGATACGATGATATTGAGGCAATTGGCCTTACTGCCATTGAATGCATGGTTGCATTACAGCGAATTCGTGAACAGATGGATGGGTTGGTTGAGGCATTTCAGGAAAGAATAGATAAACTTGATACCGCTGTTACCAATGCAATTGAAAGCTAA
- the recA gene encoding recombinase RecA: MAAATTTDKDNKLKALQTTLEKLDKTYGKGTVMRLSDTKVLDIPVISTGSLGLDLALGVGGLPRGRVVEIYGPESSGKTTLSMHCIAEAQKRGGLAAFIDAEHAFDRAYAEKLGIDTSNLLISQPDSGEQALEITEHLISSGAVDIIVIDSVAALVPRAELEGEMGDSKMGLQARLMSQALRKLTGVISKTGCCCIFINQLREKIGVMFGNPETTTGGNALKYYASVRLDIRRVGQIKESADAILGNRTRVKVVKNKVAPPFKVVEFDIMYGEGISKVGEIIDLAVELEIVKKAGSWFSYDGNRLGQGRDAVKALIKDNPELMDELEAKVRGKVNNEPDLLIDTSEPNIKDEGEAE; encoded by the coding sequence ATGGCAGCAGCAACAACAACCGATAAGGACAACAAGTTAAAGGCACTTCAGACTACGCTCGAGAAACTGGACAAAACTTACGGTAAAGGAACAGTAATGCGCTTGAGTGATACCAAGGTATTGGATATCCCTGTTATTTCAACAGGATCACTTGGATTGGATCTGGCTCTTGGGGTAGGAGGTTTACCTCGTGGCCGTGTCGTTGAAATTTATGGCCCTGAATCATCTGGTAAAACCACTTTGTCTATGCATTGCATTGCCGAAGCGCAAAAGAGAGGCGGACTTGCAGCATTTATTGACGCAGAACACGCATTTGACAGGGCTTACGCAGAAAAATTAGGTATTGATACAAGTAACCTTTTGATATCCCAGCCAGATAGTGGTGAGCAGGCACTTGAAATTACTGAGCATCTTATAAGCAGTGGTGCAGTGGATATTATTGTGATTGACTCTGTGGCTGCTTTAGTACCACGTGCGGAATTGGAAGGCGAAATGGGAGATAGCAAAATGGGTCTTCAGGCTCGTTTGATGTCACAGGCATTACGTAAACTAACAGGTGTGATCAGTAAAACAGGATGTTGCTGTATCTTTATCAACCAGCTTCGTGAAAAAATCGGTGTAATGTTTGGTAATCCTGAAACTACAACTGGTGGTAATGCATTGAAATATTATGCATCTGTAAGGCTTGATATTCGCCGAGTTGGACAAATTAAGGAAAGTGCAGATGCTATTCTTGGTAACCGTACTCGTGTGAAGGTTGTTAAAAATAAGGTGGCCCCTCCGTTCAAAGTTGTAGAGTTTGATATTATGTATGGTGAAGGGATCTCCAAAGTTGGTGAAATTATTGACCTTGCAGTTGAGCTTGAAATCGTTAAGAAAGCGGGTTCATGGTTCAGCTATGACGGTAATCGTTTAGGACAGGGACGTGATGCAGTAAAAGCACTTATTAAAGATAATCCTGAGCTAATGGATGAACTGGAAGCAAAAGTACGCGGGAAGGTAAATAATGAACCGGATTTGCTGATTGATACAAGTGAGCCGAACATCAAAGATGAAGGCGAAGCAGAATAA
- a CDS encoding response regulator, whose protein sequence is MSYTKRVLIAEDSSVIQNLARKILEFQHYEITSVKNGEQVLQLLEKEDFDIILLDINMPVMDGMECAKSIRKLADVKKAKTPIVAITGNAKNYSDEDFKAAGFDDALMKPLNFDRLVEVVAHLTE, encoded by the coding sequence ATGTCATACACAAAGCGAGTACTCATTGCCGAAGACAGTTCAGTAATTCAAAATCTGGCAAGGAAGATTCTGGAATTTCAGCACTATGAAATTACTTCCGTGAAAAATGGAGAACAAGTGTTACAACTTCTTGAAAAAGAAGATTTTGATATAATATTATTGGATATCAACATGCCTGTAATGGATGGTATGGAATGTGCAAAAAGCATCCGTAAACTTGCAGACGTTAAAAAAGCTAAAACGCCAATTGTAGCGATAACAGGTAATGCGAAAAATTATTCAGACGAAGATTTTAAAGCAGCAGGCTTTGATGATGCGCTTATGAAACCATTAAATTTCGACCGTCTTGTTGAGGTGGTCGCGCATTTGACAGAATAA
- a CDS encoding sigma 54-interacting transcriptional regulator: protein MTYSKLTSSELLHIQSLGELKKAGYESRSIKQELRDNLIEKIKNKQNIFPGIWGYEETVIPDVERAILSMHNINFLGLRGQAKTRIARMMVNLLDEYIPYIKGSELHDDPLLPLTRYSKDILEQYGDNTIIEWLHRDERYTEKLATPDVSVADLIGDVDPIKAATLKLPYSDERVIHYGLIPRSHRGIFVINELPDLQARIQVALFNILQEGDIQIRGFKLRLPLDIQFIFTANPEDYTNRGSIVTPLKDRIESQIVTHYPKTIETGKRITEQEADVKKEQKEAIVVNELIKTLIEQIAFEARESEYVDSKSGVSARLTISAYESLLSTAERRSLINSEESTYVRISDLYGVVSSICGKVELVYEGEVEGPVIVAQNLIGKAIRTQFLNFFPDPEKSKKSKINPYAKVIEWFGGGNEMEMIGDMTDREYAARLKTIDGLDDFVDMLSAYSSENEKLFMMEFALHGMAEFSLIGKQSLDQGMKFQDLVSSMFSGPGDEDYDFDDDDDTKPF from the coding sequence ATGACATACTCAAAGCTTACAAGTTCAGAGCTGTTGCATATACAATCTCTTGGCGAACTAAAAAAAGCAGGTTATGAATCTCGTTCCATTAAACAGGAGTTGCGTGACAACCTGATAGAAAAGATTAAAAACAAGCAAAATATATTTCCGGGCATTTGGGGTTACGAAGAAACAGTAATTCCTGACGTTGAACGTGCAATATTATCCATGCACAATATCAATTTTCTCGGGCTTCGGGGACAAGCAAAAACCAGGATTGCAAGGATGATGGTAAATCTGCTGGACGAGTACATTCCGTACATCAAAGGCTCAGAATTACATGATGATCCATTGCTTCCATTAACGAGGTATTCAAAAGATATTCTTGAGCAATACGGAGACAATACGATTATTGAATGGCTGCACCGGGATGAAAGATACACCGAAAAACTTGCTACTCCCGATGTTTCTGTTGCCGATCTGATTGGTGATGTAGATCCTATTAAAGCTGCCACTTTAAAATTACCGTACTCAGACGAACGAGTTATTCATTATGGATTGATTCCACGTTCACACAGAGGAATATTTGTTATCAATGAGCTTCCCGATCTTCAGGCACGTATCCAGGTTGCTTTATTTAATATTTTGCAGGAAGGCGATATTCAGATCCGTGGATTTAAGCTTCGTTTACCTTTGGATATTCAGTTTATCTTTACGGCCAATCCGGAAGATTATACCAATCGCGGAAGTATTGTAACACCATTGAAAGACCGTATTGAAAGCCAGATCGTAACACATTATCCCAAAACGATCGAAACAGGCAAAAGAATTACAGAACAGGAAGCGGACGTTAAAAAAGAACAAAAAGAAGCTATTGTTGTCAATGAACTCATCAAAACGCTGATTGAACAAATTGCGTTTGAAGCGAGAGAAAGTGAATATGTAGACAGTAAAAGCGGCGTTTCTGCACGGTTAACTATTTCTGCATATGAAAGCCTGTTAAGTACTGCTGAAAGAAGATCTTTAATTAATTCGGAAGAATCGACCTATGTACGGATTTCGGATTTATACGGAGTCGTTTCCTCCATTTGCGGTAAAGTCGAGCTTGTATATGAAGGAGAAGTTGAGGGACCTGTAATTGTTGCTCAAAATCTGATCGGAAAAGCAATTCGCACGCAGTTTCTAAACTTTTTCCCTGATCCGGAAAAGTCTAAAAAGAGCAAAATTAATCCGTACGCCAAAGTTATAGAATGGTTTGGCGGTGGAAACGAAATGGAAATGATCGGCGATATGACTGATCGTGAATATGCGGCCAGGCTAAAAACCATCGACGGTCTGGATGATTTTGTTGATATGCTTAGTGCATATAGCAGTGAAAATGAAAAACTGTTTATGATGGAATTTGCACTGCACGGCATGGCCGAATTCTCTTTGATTGGAAAACAATCTTTGGATCAGGGTATGAAGTTTCAGGATTTGGTAAGCAGTATGTTCTCTGGGCCGGGAGACGAAGATTATGACTTTGATGACGATGATGATACAAAGCCATTTTAA
- a CDS encoding aminopeptidase, translated as MLKKILLAVVIILLISGLYYRDLVSYGWMQARGQIGILLNVQEVQEVLSDPAFPDSLKARVRLIEEIKKFGVDSLGLTPSR; from the coding sequence GTGTTAAAAAAAATATTGCTTGCAGTTGTAATCATCCTACTGATATCAGGACTCTACTACCGCGATTTGGTAAGCTATGGATGGATGCAGGCAAGAGGGCAAATCGGTATATTATTAAATGTGCAGGAGGTTCAGGAAGTGTTAAGTGATCCTGCTTTCCCGGATTCGCTTAAAGCACGGGTTCGTTTGATTGAAGAAATAAAGAAATTCGGTGTTGACTCATTAGGATTGACTCCTTCCAGATAA
- a CDS encoding MBL fold metallo-hydrolase: protein MWIQVDGKSFIIDTGPDFRQQMLRAHVREVDAAIFTHQHKDHTAGLDDIRAFNHRQQIDIPLYGRQEVLDQIKIEFAYAFSEHRYPGVPHFELHAIENKPFDIEGVTFIPIEVMHYKLRVYGYRVGDFTYITDTSYISDDEQEKIKGSKVLVLDTLQKEPHLSHLTLSQSLALIEKLNIPKAYLTHMSHRLGKHADIENELPAHVRLAYDWLVVEL from the coding sequence ATCTGGATACAGGTTGACGGGAAATCATTCATTATTGATACTGGTCCTGATTTTCGTCAGCAAATGCTTCGTGCTCATGTACGTGAAGTGGATGCTGCTATTTTTACCCATCAGCATAAGGATCATACTGCAGGGTTGGATGACATCCGTGCCTTTAATCACCGGCAGCAGATTGATATTCCTCTTTATGGCCGGCAGGAGGTTTTGGATCAGATCAAAATTGAATTTGCTTATGCTTTCAGCGAACACCGTTATCCCGGTGTGCCACATTTTGAATTGCATGCTATTGAAAACAAGCCTTTTGATATTGAAGGGGTAACATTTATTCCTATTGAGGTAATGCATTACAAACTCCGTGTATATGGCTACCGTGTCGGAGATTTCACTTACATAACAGACACGAGTTACATTTCGGATGATGAGCAGGAAAAGATTAAGGGGTCAAAAGTCCTGGTGTTGGATACTCTGCAAAAAGAACCACATTTATCTCATTTAACCTTATCTCAATCGCTTGCCCTGATTGAAAAATTAAACATCCCGAAAGCTTATCTGACACATATGAGCCATAGATTAGGTAAACATGCAGATATTGAAAACGAATTGCCTGCACATGTAAGACTGGCTTACGACTGGTTGGTAGTAGAGTTATAA
- a CDS encoding DUF3108 domain-containing protein, which produces MNKILISLIVVSVILFISFKQFELHRVVPNRSFGFGEKVEYRVHYGFINAAEAKVEVDKKITMVNNRPCYKINVYGRTVGPFDLITRVRDTWRSYIDTSAILPHAFYQSVQENKYRKEETTVFNHDRDQAVSSKKDESKTYNVPNNIHDIVSGYFFLRTLNFDKITEGEVIEVPTFFDGEIYKLKIRYVGKDVIKTKFGKTRVLRLNPLIPDNKLFKGEGAMRLWVSDDANKIPLKVKVELVIGSLEMDIKSYKGLRKDLIWF; this is translated from the coding sequence ATGAACAAAATACTCATCTCATTAATTGTCGTATCAGTTATTCTCTTTATTTCTTTTAAACAATTTGAATTGCACAGAGTTGTTCCTAACAGAAGTTTCGGATTTGGCGAAAAGGTTGAATACCGGGTTCACTATGGGTTTATTAATGCCGCTGAAGCGAAAGTAGAAGTAGATAAAAAAATCACCATGGTCAACAACAGGCCATGTTATAAAATAAATGTTTATGGACGCACTGTCGGCCCGTTTGATCTAATAACCAGAGTTCGCGATACCTGGCGTTCCTATATTGATACGTCCGCTATCCTTCCACATGCTTTTTACCAGAGCGTACAGGAGAATAAATACAGAAAAGAAGAGACAACTGTATTTAACCATGACAGGGATCAGGCCGTTTCGAGCAAAAAAGATGAGTCAAAAACTTACAACGTTCCTAATAATATACATGACATCGTTAGTGGTTATTTCTTCTTACGTACGCTCAATTTTGATAAAATAACAGAAGGTGAGGTAATAGAAGTACCTACATTTTTTGATGGAGAAATTTACAAATTAAAAATCCGGTATGTAGGAAAGGACGTGATCAAAACTAAATTCGGCAAAACAAGGGTTTTACGATTAAATCCGCTTATTCCCGATAATAAGCTATTTAAAGGTGAAGGTGCCATGCGTCTTTGGGTTTCGGATGATGCCAATAAAATCCCCCTGAAAGTGAAGGTAGAGTTAGTTATAGGATCTTTGGAAATGGATATAAAATCGTATAAAGGATTGCGGAAAGATCTTATCTGGTTTTAA
- the rny gene encoding ribonuclease Y, with the protein MPDSSIFIVLLSSIIAVGVGIFAGKYIFRKSYDQKEKEAQERAADILRNAELSAENIKKDRILEAKEKYLRLKTEFEEDANKKRVILQTNEQKLKQREQTLNQTVEQNKRKENELDALKTNLSQQLETATKKREDAEKALQQQVAQLEKIANLTADQAREQLVDALKAEADTRAGSYVKSAMEEARLTATKEAKKIVIETIQRTAAEHAIENCVSVFNIENDDIKGKIIGREGRNIRALEAATGVEIIVDDTPEAIVISGFDPVRREIARLALHRLVQDGRIHPARIEEVVAKTRKNIDDEIVEIGERTVIDMGIHGLHPELVKMIGRMRFRSSYGQNLLQHSREVAKLCATMAAELGLNTKLAKRAGLLHDIGKVWPEESDLPHAILGMELAKKYKENPEVCNAIGAHHDEIEMTSMLSPIIQVCDAISGSRPGARREMMESYIRRLRDLEAMALSFDGVEKCYAIQAGRELRVIIDADNVSDEKAGMLSFDISQKIEKEMQYPGQIKITVIREMRSVAYAR; encoded by the coding sequence ATGCCAGATTCATCCATTTTCATTGTCCTCTTATCCAGCATTATTGCTGTTGGTGTAGGGATATTCGCAGGTAAATATATTTTTCGGAAGTCTTACGATCAAAAAGAAAAAGAGGCCCAGGAACGCGCTGCTGATATTCTTCGCAACGCGGAACTTTCCGCTGAAAATATCAAAAAAGACCGTATTCTAGAAGCAAAAGAAAAGTATTTACGCCTTAAAACAGAGTTTGAAGAAGACGCGAACAAAAAAAGAGTGATCCTTCAAACTAACGAGCAAAAGCTTAAACAACGCGAGCAAACACTAAATCAGACAGTTGAGCAGAATAAGCGTAAGGAAAACGAGCTGGATGCGCTGAAAACTAATCTGTCGCAGCAGCTTGAAACGGCTACTAAAAAGCGTGAAGATGCCGAAAAGGCATTGCAACAACAGGTAGCCCAACTTGAAAAAATTGCTAATCTTACGGCAGACCAGGCACGTGAACAACTCGTAGATGCATTAAAAGCCGAAGCAGATACAAGAGCTGGCTCTTATGTAAAAAGTGCCATGGAAGAAGCCAGATTAACTGCAACTAAAGAAGCCAAAAAAATCGTAATTGAAACCATTCAGCGGACCGCTGCTGAACATGCCATTGAAAACTGTGTATCAGTTTTTAACATTGAAAATGATGATATCAAAGGCAAGATCATTGGACGGGAAGGCCGGAACATACGTGCCCTTGAAGCTGCAACAGGAGTTGAGATCATTGTTGATGATACACCGGAAGCAATTGTAATATCAGGATTTGATCCGGTAAGACGTGAAATAGCTCGCCTTGCACTACACCGTCTTGTACAGGATGGTCGTATCCATCCGGCTCGTATTGAAGAAGTTGTAGCCAAAACCCGTAAGAATATTGACGACGAAATTGTAGAAATCGGAGAACGTACAGTCATTGACATGGGCATACACGGATTACATCCTGAGCTCGTAAAAATGATTGGCCGTATGCGTTTCCGTTCATCTTACGGACAGAATTTGTTACAGCATTCGCGTGAAGTAGCAAAGCTTTGTGCAACTATGGCAGCCGAATTGGGGTTAAATACAAAACTGGCTAAACGGGCTGGTTTATTACACGATATTGGTAAAGTGTGGCCCGAAGAATCTGATCTGCCGCATGCTATTCTTGGGATGGAACTTGCTAAAAAATACAAGGAAAATCCGGAAGTCTGCAATGCGATCGGGGCTCACCACGATGAAATCGAAATGACCAGTATGCTCTCGCCCATCATTCAGGTTTGTGATGCAATTTCAGGCTCACGTCCCGGAGCGCGCCGTGAAATGATGGAGTCGTATATTCGACGTTTGCGTGACCTTGAGGCTATGGCTTTGTCCTTTGATGGCGTTGAAAAATGCTATGCGATACAGGCGGGAAGAGAATTACGTGTGATTATTGATGCAGACAATGTATCGGATGAAAAAGCAGGAATGCTTTCTTTTGACATTTCCCAGAAAATAGAAAAAGAAATGCAATATCCCGGACAGATAAAAATCACTGTTATCCGTGAAATGCGTTCAGTCGCATATGCGAGATAA
- a CDS encoding aminopeptidase produces MIWVITASDRYRIKAYQWQFPIVGTFPYKGYFDSTRAVREEKVLIQNGYDTDIGEVSAWSTLGYLKDPILSSMLRRKEGSLANLILHELTHGTLFVKNNLELNENLASFVGDLGAIRFLKQKYGPESKELRIYEYSKKYNDAYSQHILRGIGKMDSLYSTFGNSMKPEPGKDSLKKSRILKILNDADTLLGNKKTLKANSYWHNHPLPNNAFFISYQTYKSKQNIFRNEYETRFGRDFKKYLGYLKQKYSSL; encoded by the coding sequence TTGATTTGGGTCATAACCGCATCGGACCGATATCGTATTAAAGCCTATCAATGGCAATTTCCAATTGTAGGAACATTTCCCTACAAAGGTTATTTTGACTCTACAAGAGCAGTAAGAGAAGAGAAAGTATTAATACAAAACGGATACGACACTGATATCGGCGAAGTATCAGCGTGGTCAACCCTGGGTTATCTGAAAGATCCTATCTTATCCAGTATGCTGCGACGAAAAGAAGGAAGCCTGGCCAATCTGATTCTGCACGAACTGACGCATGGAACACTTTTTGTAAAAAATAACCTCGAACTAAATGAAAATCTCGCAAGCTTTGTCGGGGATTTGGGAGCTATCCGTTTTTTGAAGCAAAAATATGGTCCTGAATCAAAAGAATTACGTATATACGAATATTCAAAGAAATATAACGATGCTTATTCGCAGCATATACTTAGAGGAATAGGTAAAATGGATAGCTTATACAGCACTTTTGGAAATAGTATGAAACCGGAACCGGGAAAAGATTCATTGAAGAAAAGTAGAATTTTAAAAATTCTTAATGATGCAGACACACTTCTGGGCAATAAAAAAACGTTGAAAGCCAACAGCTACTGGCATAACCATCCATTACCTAACAATGCCTTTTTTATCAGTTATCAGACTTATAAATCAAAACAAAACATTTTTCGAAATGAGTATGAAACCCGGTTTGGCAGAGATTTTAAGAAATACCTAGGTTATTTGAAACAAAAATACTCTTCTCTGTAA